Proteins encoded together in one Salvelinus fontinalis isolate EN_2023a chromosome 6, ASM2944872v1, whole genome shotgun sequence window:
- the LOC129857852 gene encoding CRACD-like protein isoform X3, with protein MASGPSDVMTNQDPADTTEECTGKKKSKFQTFKKFFAKKKRKEAATPAGDNGLKSSQSSDNVNASEPAFLIRSEKDEGSGSKIYMGNKALSHDSVFVSDLPLSEVNEDMGAFQDSIHGKVKSLQLQLKQAIRLGSPPSPCVKGDDAGTLSEDDGLPCSPPEYSTLHAVLAGVSHRRNSSLSLEGTDSDEDQMSCEVGSRSVSLLVPLPVDFSQPASPMGCLDNTAARHRLAVRHKACSKMRKPTTRVDGRAEGESFQEERLSVVIPEYVEEDKEEDVKCEQMGAAEKEQTDGAVVSQQAERSAPDKEDEQGDQPEVSQDVSSSSPSIQNESDFEECLSGQAKALTQTAPLPGSLDSLEPTTRDYDDFLLAPTGCEAAEGGSLLQEVLSSLKCPLTSVLGLEAVPLEEVNVKGLDPESRMDELADEPEPLSLPSDPTQQEEASLPSDGPDCPAESQKEEKGESEEYVVEHFKPEEEDQEEIKPEYLTKENQDIPSVYMKKEEKVDSEEEEEREEEAAVEKKEEAEEVVQNKAEEKKKDVWREEEKTEPISEVPVQTALLEPEEEEDVTPTSEEDDAQQVPDNDTDTERACESPECPTELPDQTVREQACVSQLPNSSTPPPDSSDQPESPTHTTQDQEEPGVMTEQYSITSPSAASGPEQSPQEPCSGPTATEDHGKPSCGSEQSGPRFTFSPTWQRLATKEPTSPSTSPSPATSPSVTVPGAVEVGVTGKTDPPSRVEPLSPVVAEVPACPSRTQSTTAPTNSSKDTPPAVPAAQEEGTPENPFGVRLRKTSVGMLRLGSESKTPPSSPAHSLPVEPQRASFTEPQQQSKSALLRKPSELDGIVKPKRTPDLSVGRVPSGGSSGGSESPSWISVARQKQRIFKENSLEETTEKKVPAEKGEPNGKGSIPTLTSPVNKDQAKLPGPPVKVLCSLEISKPAVVEKEGKKAPAHPAPTALAQDEPPWMALAKKKAKAWSEMPQIVQ; from the exons ATGGCCTCTGGACCATCAGATGTGATGACCAACCAGGATCCTGCAGACACCACAGAAGAGTGCACAG GCAAGAAGAAGTCCAAGTTCCAGACCTTCAAGAAGTTTTTTGCTAAGAAGAAGAGAAAAGAGGCTGCCACTCCTGCCGGGGACAATGGGTTGAAGTCTAGCCAGTCCAGTGACAATGTCAATGCCAGTGAACCAGCATTCCTCATCCGGTCTGAGAAAGACGAGGGCTCTGG GTCAAAAATCTACATGGGAAATAAGGCTCTGTCACATGACAGTGTCTTTGTCTCCGATTTGCCCCTGTCAGAGGTAAACGAGGATATGGGAGCCTTTCAGGACAGCATCCATGGAAAAGTCAAGTCTCTACAG CTCCAGCTGAAACAGGCCATCAGGCTAGGCTCTCCTCCGTCTCCGTGTGTGAAGGGGGATGACGCAGGGACTCTGTCTGAGGATGATGGCCTTCCCTGCAGCCCACCAGAGTACTCCACCCTGCACGCCGTCCTGGCTGGGGTGTCCCACAGG AGGAACAGCTCCCTGAGTCTGGAGGGAACAGACAGCGATGAAGACCAG ATGTCCTGTGAGGTGGGCTCAAGATCGGTCAGTCTCCTGGTCCCCCTGCCTGTAGACTTCAGCCAGCCTGCCAGTCCCATGGGCTGCCTGGACAACACCGCCGCTCGCCACCGCCTGGCCGTCCGACACAAGGCCTGCTCCAAGATGAGGAAACCCACCACT AGGGTTGATGGCAGGGCTGAGGGAGAATCATTCCAAGAGGAAAGACTGAGTGTTGTAATTCCAGAATATGTGGAGGAGGACAAGGAGGAAg ATGTGAAATGTGAGCAGATGGGTGCTGCCGAGAAGGAGCAGACCGATGGGGCCGTGGTATCCCAGCAGGCCGAGCGATCAGCCCCAGATAAGGAGGATGAGCAGGGGGACCAACCGGAAGTGTCTCAGGATGTCTCTTCCTCATCCCCTTCCATACAGAATGAGTCTGACTTTGAGGAATGTCTCTCAGGCCAGGCTAAGGCTCTAACCCAGACTGCACCCCTGCCTGGCTCCCTGGACTCTCTGGAGCCCACTACTAGAGACTACGATGACTTCCTCCTGGCCCCTACTGGATGTGAGGCGGCTGAGGGTGGCTCTCTACTCCAGGAGGTGCTGAGCTCCCTCAAGTGTCCCCTAACGTCTGTCCTGGGGCTGGAGGCTGTGCCCCTGGAGGAGGTGAATGTGAAGGGTTTAGACCCTGAGAGCAGGATGGATGAGCTGGCTGATGAGCCTGAGCCTCTGTCCCTTCCTTCAGATCCAACCCAACAGGAAGAAGCCTCTCTCCCCAGTGATGGACCTGACTGCCCAGCAGAGTCCCAAAAGGAGGAGAAGGGTGAGTCTGAGGAGTATGTGGTAGAACATTTCAAGCCAGAGGAAGAGGATCAAGAGGAAATCAAGCCTGAATACTTAACAAAAGAAAATCAGGACATTCCTTCAGTTTATATGAAAAAGGAGGAAAAAGTAGAtagtgaggaagaagaggagagggaggaggaagcagCGGTAGAGAAAaaggaggaagcagaggaggttGTCCAAAACAAGGCAGAGGAAAAAAAGAAAGATGTGTGGAGGGAGGAGGAAAAAACAGAGCCAATCTCAGAGGTGCCAGTGCAAACAGCCTTATTGGAgccagaggaagaagaggatgtaaCGCCAACCTCTGAGGAGGATGATGCACAGCAGGTTCCAGACAATGACACAGACACTGAGAGAGCTTGTGAGAGCCCCGAGTGCCCCACTGAGCTGCCTGACCAAACAGTTAGGGAACAAGCCTGTGTCTCCCAGCTGCCAAATAGCAGTACACCTCCTCCAGATTCCTCAGACCAGCCTGAGTCCCCTACACATACCACACAGGACCAGGAAGAGCCCGGTGTAATGACTGAGCAGTACAGTATAACCAGTCCCAGTGCAGCTTCTGGCCCAGAGCAGAGCCCCCAGGAGCCCTGTAGTGGACCAACTGCCACAGAGGATCATGGGAAGCCATCTTGTGGCTCTGAGCAGAGTGGACCCAGGTTCACATTTTCCCCCACCTGGCAAAGGTTGGCCACCAAAGAGCCAACCTCCCCTTCTACATCTCCCTCCCCTGCTACCTCCCCCTCTGTCACTGTGCCTGGGGCTGTGGAAGTGGGGGTTACAGGAAAAACAGATCCCCCAAGTAGAGTGGAGCCACTTAGCCCTGTGGTGGCTGAAGTCCCTGCTTGTCCCAGCAGAACACAGAGCACCACAGCACCCACAAATTCCTCAAAAGACACTCCACCTGCCGTTCCTGCAGCCCAGGAGGAAGGGACCCCTGAGAATCCGTTTGGTGTTAGGCTGAGGAAGACCTCTGTGGGTATGTTGCGCTTAGGATCAGAGAGTAAAACTCCCCCCTCATCCCCAGCACACTCCCTTCCCGTAGAACCACAGAGGGCCTCGTTCACTGAACCACAGCAACAAAGCAAATCTGCCCTGCTCAGAAAGCCCTCGGAGCTGGACGGTATCGTCAAGCCCAAGAGAACACCAG ATCTGTCTGTGGGTCGAGTGCCTAGTGGTGGATCTAGTGGGGGATCTGAATCACCAAGCTGGATCTCAGTGGCCAGACAAAAGCAAAGAATCTTCAAAGAGAATTCATTGGAGGAAACCACCGAGAAGAAGGTCCCTGCAGAGAAG GGGGAGCCTAACGGAAAAGGTTCCATTCCTACATTGACGAGTCCTGTCAACAAAGACCAAGCCAAGCTTCCTGGACCTCCTGTAAAAG tgttgtgttcTCTTGAGATCTCTAAGCCTGCCGTGGTTGAGAAGGAGGGGAAGAAAGCCCCGGCTCACCCTGCACCTACAGCCCTAGCCCAGGATGAACCCCCATGGATGGCCCTGGCCAAAAAGAAGGCCAAAGCCTGGAGCGAAATGCCCCAGATAGTTCAGTAA